DNA from Brachyhypopomus gauderio isolate BG-103 unplaced genomic scaffold, BGAUD_0.2 sc75, whole genome shotgun sequence:
aaggcgctttgtgacaacatgtgttgtgaaaagcgctatacaaataaactttgattgattgattgattgacctctgaacccctccctttagttaagctgctatagattagcctgccggagccacatacTAATCACTGgaacgtgagctatgtatgtttaaatcaatggttgtttaaattgatgtccacacactcaacctgtactgtctatctttttgcatgcttctacctaagataattacatgcaagcacctacaagaacctaggagatggtctggcttgctggtggatgtactgatgctggggttggatgtgccattgccacaagaagacgtgctgatgctagctcctacctgaggctcaccatctgcactgaaggacTGTGaatacttggccggggaactagAACCACAACTATAACTACAGAACTACTTTTtgaccacaaatacggacttgtgctaacgggccgcccaaaggaggatgggttcctttatgagtcttggtcctcccaaggtttcttcttaatccccaccatcatagggggtttttccttgccactgtcgccttgctcattagggatctggacccatacaattgtaaagctgctttgtgacaacatatgttgtaaaaagccctatataaatatatttgacttTGCATTTGAACAGCTACTGTATATTAGGAAAACGTCTCAATCATGCACAGGCTAGACGCCGCATCGAAAGAGCCGAGTGTGGTTACGTTCCTGTGGTTGGTACAGAAGGGGTTTAATCTGCTGTATTTAGCAGAAGACAGTAAGCAAAAAGAACGCTGTGATCAAAGACTCTTACCGTGTAACCCTTGACCCAAAATAGACACGTTGCATGTGTTAGGTAGTGTGTCAGAGCCAGGGAAATGGCTATTGAAACGAATCTTCTCCTCTCCAAACACAGCCTAGCAGCAGACAACAGTCACACAACAAGATCATCACTAACATATCACGGTATGGCAACATAAGTAAAGAAGATACAGACGCAAGCGGTCTTGTTCAGACTACCAGGACCGACCAGAAGTCTCTGCTCCAGGTAGAGTCTGATGTCCAGGAGATGAGCCTCATACTCTGCTAGGTTAGCGCTCACCAACTCCGCAGCCTGAAACAAAGAGAGTGATTCAAAACGTTGAGACCTACACATAATCAGGCAGATCAAGCAGCCTCACACTGGTCAGTAACAGGGGTGGGGAGCAGGTGCTGGCCTGGCCCTGCCATTAAGAATGAAGCGCACTGCAGATCAAACACCTCCTACCTTCCCCAGGCCAGCAATCATGGGTGTGTTCTCAGTCCTGATGGGAACAAAAAAGATGAAGGCATAATGTCAGTGTCAGAGTTCTGCATATCCTCACGTACTGCTTTAATTAAACAATGTCAGAGCGATGACAATAATGCAACAGCAGGCAGTAAAGTCATGCCGCACCCAGGTCTGAAGCCTCGTTCCTGTCCTCCACCACACAGCAGAGGGTACAGGGGGGTTGTCGTGCCAGGACCGTTCACAAACAAGGCGCCAACTCGAGGGGCATAGAACTGCAACGCATGACATACAAGTGTTAACACCCACTGTTCAGACACCTTGAGCCCCTATTACACTCCAAGGACTTGTCAGTGGAGGCAGTCCTACGCTGTAGTTATAATGTAGATAAGGAAAAATTCACAATGGTTGTATCAATAAGCCTTAACATGAAAGATTAAGTACTAAGCTGGGACTCTGAAGGCATCCCCAGTATCCCTGAGCACATCTCGGCCCTAACCTTGTGCCCGACTATGGTGATGTAGTCTACACCGAGGTCTCGTGCATCCACGCAGATCTTCCCAAAGGCCTGAGCTGCGTCTGTGTGCAGGAAAATTTTGGGAGAAGATGGTGGCCTGTCGACAGCTCGTACCTTCTCGCTAATCTCCTTGACAGGCTGCATGGGAATTAAATCATTAAAATCATCTCAGTTAACATGTATttatatggcacatttaacaaAGCGTATCATTGTAAAGAGAGTCCACAGACCCATCAGCCACAGTCAAAACACTCTGCACTTGGCACAAAGGTACAAGAGGCTTCTGTCAGCGTGGCGTGGCCGTCAGCAGGTCACGCACCATAATGACGCCAGTCTCGTTGTTGGCCAGCATGACCGACACGAGGCAGGTGGTGGGACGTAGCGCCGCAACTACGTCCTCTGCTTCAACCCGCCCAGTCACCCTGGAAACGGGCAGAAAGGTGACATctgcaaaaaaaattaaaaagccaAACCAAAACTGCATCAGAGCAAATGTAAACATGCCTTAAATTGATGATGTACCAAAATTCTGGTTACTGTCTTCAAGAAAACCAATAATGAGAGTGTTTAAACAATATGTGCAATTCACAAAGAACAGGGACATTATTTAAGAGTTAATGATCGTTCTCCTCACCTGCTCTTCCTGTTTTTAACAGGTGCTCCACTGTGATTTTGACCGAGTCGTGCTCCACGTTGGAGGTGATTATGTGAGGAAGGACCCCGTCCTCCTTCAGCAGGAGATCTCTCGTTCTCACACCGTTCTCTACAGCACTCGTTTTCCAGAAGTGCTCCACCGCAGAATGAAACACCATATTATTCGCCTGAAGAACAGGGAAGACATGTTTTGTTAACTCCAGTATGCACTTGTTAAGGATTTTGGTaactatgattttttttttctttttgtatgcatttattTTGTAATAGCATTATTTAACTTTTGAGTTTGAGTTAAATGTTATTCCTGTAATTTCCTTGATTTATAATCTATTGAAGATTCATTGCTATATTGTTCTGAGTTTGTATTTTTTAACCATTGTATTTTGCTTAATTAAGAATGTTTCTTTGTTATTGTCTCGATCATTGGTGTATTATTTACTCTTTTTCTATTGTTTAGTTGCAGAATCCC
Protein-coding regions in this window:
- the scly gene encoding selenocysteine lyase, which gives rise to MCEEASAAPGLGTEPRDDPALHRIYMDFNATTPLEPEVISAITDALHFAWGNPSSSYLPGLKAKDIINQSRDSLAKMVGGKPVDIIFTSGGTEANNMVFHSAVEHFWKTSAVENGVRTRDLLLKEDGVLPHIITSNVEHDSVKITVEHLLKTGRADVTFLPVSRVTGRVEAEDVVAALRPTTCLVSVMLANNETGVIMPVKEISEKVRAVDRPPSSPKIFLHTDAAQAFGKICVDARDLGVDYITIVGHKFYAPRVGALFVNGPGTTTPLYPLLCGGGQERGFRPGTENTPMIAGLGKAAELVSANLAEYEAHLLDIRLYLEQRLLAVFGEEKIRFNSHFPGSDTLPNTCNVSILGQGLHGHRVLSTCKRLLASVGAACHSNRGDQPSHVLLNCGVPYHVAVNALRLSVGRRTSRGDVDAVVEDLRAAVEQLEQM